A stretch of Henckelia pumila isolate YLH828 chromosome 4, ASM3356847v2, whole genome shotgun sequence DNA encodes these proteins:
- the LOC140860405 gene encoding uncharacterized protein, giving the protein MVFRMISFVVAILLGFLCSSHARTFYVGEDEGWVVDPSESYNHWAKRNRFQINDILVFKYKKADDSVLVVRKKDYKRCNKDDPIKLIKDGNTMFKLTRSGTFFFISGHAQNCEKGQKFIVQVISDRRGNINHAAPPLPPPSPPPAAKPPTHMSPVKPPSHSPSPSQNAPAPKSPSPSPLAKTPKHAPSHVPSSSPKKAPAQAPNSSAKAPSHVPPMLSPKRAPTQAPTSSAKTPSHAPPKASPSHSLPPFSPKKAPTPSAKAPTHAPPMVSPSHSPSPSSQRKAPTPSAVSPSHPPPAISPCHPQTTSSPDKAPAQSPTASAKSPAHAPSMVPSSHSQPPSSSKKAPIQAPAKTPLHSPSTPSSPHSPSSSSPKKAPAKAPTHSQTPTEAPCHCPSSSSPKIAPTPSSPSPKNNNGAPEPAAKKHHLAPSPLASPNIDPASASDFSA; this is encoded by the exons ATGGTGTTTAGGATGATCAGCTTTGTGGTTGCAATTTTATTGGGATTTTTGTGTTCTTCTCATGCTCGTACATTCTATGTTGGTGAAGACGAAGGTTGGGTTGTGGATCCATCTGAATCGTACAACCATTGGGCTAAAAGAAATCGTTTCCAAATCAATGACATCCTTG TGTTCAAATACAAGAAAGCAGACGATTCAGTCCTTGTTGTAAGAAAAAAAGATTACAAAAGATGCAACAAAGATGATCCCATTAAGCTTATCAAGGATGGGAACACAATGTTCAAGTTGACAAGATCAGGGACATTCTTCTTTATCAGTGGCCATGCACAAAACTGTGAGAAAGGTCAAAAGTTCATTGTTCAAGTCATTTCTGATCGTCGAGGCAACATAAACCACGCTGCTCCACCGCTTCCTCCGCCTTCTCCTCCACCTGCGGCGAAGCCTCCCACTCACATGTCACCGGTGAAACCACCTTCCCACTCTCCATCCCCATCTCAGAATGCTCCTGCCCCCAAGTCCCCGTCTCCATCTCCATTGGCCAAAACCCCAAAACACGCCCCGTCACATGTGCCATCATCTTCACCCAAGAAAGCTCCTGCCCAAGCTCCAAATTCATCAGCCAAAGCTCCATCACACGTGCCGCCAATGTTATCACCCAAGAGAGCTCCGACTCAAGCTCCAACTTCATCAGCCAAAACCCCATCCCACGCACCACCAAAGGCATCACCCTCTCATTCACTACCGCCATTTTCGCCTAAGAAAGCTCCAACTCCATCAGCCAAAGCCCCAACACACGCCCCACCAATGGTTTCCCCGTCTCATTCCCCGTCACCATCTTCACAAAGAAAAGCTCCAACTCCATCAGCTGTAAGCCCATCACACCCGCCCCCAGCGATATCACCCTGTCATCCCCAAACAACATCGTCCCCCGACAAAGCTCCTGCTCAGTCTCCAACCGCATCAGCCAAATCCCCTGCACACGCCCCGTCAATGGTACCTTCATCTCATTCTCAACCGCCATCTTCGTCCAAGAAAGCTCCAATACAAGCTCCAGCCAAGACTCCATTACACTCACCTTCGACACCATCATCGCCTCATTCTCCATCATCATCTTCACCCAAGAAAGCTCCTGCTAAAGCTCCAACCCACTCACAAACTCCAACCGAAGCCCCGTGTCATTGTCCATCATCATCTTCACCTAAGATAGCTCCAACACCTTCTTCACCATCTCCGAAGAATAACAATGGCGCTCCCGAGCCTGCTGCAAAGAAACACCACCTTGCACCATCACCTCTGGCATCCCCAAACATTGATCCTGCGTCTGCATCAGATTTCAGTGCTTAA